One stretch of Candidatus Aminicenantes bacterium DNA includes these proteins:
- a CDS encoding manganese efflux pump MntP family protein: protein MNIIVVLGIALALAMDAFAVAVGVSLSMRGCTPRQTIRLSLYFGLFQFAMPILGWAAGRTVAGTIQAFDHWIAAGLLVFIGGKMMVEALKKDKAGIEPGASCPDQTRGRRVLVLSLATSLDALAVGLGLAALGVPVVYPALVIGVVAFVVTAVGTRLGPILGRWAGKWAEIAGGLVLLGIAAKILVDHLG from the coding sequence ATGAATATCATAGTTGTCCTGGGCATCGCCCTGGCTCTGGCCATGGACGCCTTCGCCGTGGCCGTGGGCGTCAGCCTGTCCATGCGCGGCTGCACCCCGCGGCAAACGATCCGGCTGTCCCTTTATTTCGGCCTGTTCCAGTTCGCCATGCCCATTCTGGGCTGGGCCGCGGGCCGCACCGTCGCCGGAACCATCCAAGCCTTTGATCATTGGATCGCGGCCGGGCTCCTAGTCTTTATCGGGGGCAAGATGATGGTCGAGGCGCTCAAGAAGGACAAGGCGGGAATCGAGCCGGGCGCTTCGTGCCCGGACCAGACCCGCGGCCGTCGAGTCTTGGTCTTGTCGTTGGCGACCAGTCTGGACGCGCTGGCCGTGGGCTTAGGGTTAGCCGCGCTCGGTGTTCCCGTCGTCTACCCCGCCCTGGTCATCGGCGTCGTCGCTTTCGTCGTGACGGCGGTCGGGACCAGGCTGGGACCGATTCTGGGTCGCTGGGCGGGGAAGTGGGCCGAGATTGCGGGCGGATTGGTCCTGCTTGGCATCGCCGCCAAAATTCTCGTCGACCACCTCGGCTGA
- the uvrA gene encoding excinuclease ABC subunit UvrA gives MSENIVLRGVRVHNLKNVDVDVPLDKLIVVTGVSGSGKSSLAFDTLYAEGQRRYIESLSSYARQFLERMDKPEADLIDGLPPAIAIQQKAATKNPRSTVATVTEAYDYLRVLYARIGTVHCLQCGQPVGRDTIDAMADALLAEPAGTKVTISFPWPAEKGLAPLKKLGFYRLIRGGQVVAFEEASFGKAETLDVFVDRPVLDPADRDRLVDSLELGLKHGGGRVQAVTDDGRILPFSDKLECKACGIPYEDPFPNLFSFNSPQGACPDCHGFGDLAVIDEDKVIPDSSISLQDGAIEPWTKPVSKGVMKEMLRAARKRKIPIDVPFARLSPAQREFVMNGDGEWYGVKGFFDWLQTRKYKVQVRVFLSRYRKYVPCPACRQTRLNPRALSVRVGGLSIGDAVRMTVQEAHAFFSELQLRPSEAKVAEKLVAEILGRLKFLLEVGLDYISLDRMTFTLSGGEAQRINLAAALSSSLVGTLFVLDEPSIGLHPRDNGRLIQILRSLKDVGNTVLVVEHDPEIVRAAEHIIDMGPRAGEHGGELQFSGSSRDFFAHSDSLTARYMRGEKSVPVPKVRRTPDRFLLVRDAHKHNLKHLDVRLPLEVFACLTGVSGSGKSTLLNDILYQGWAGEAHDGFAEIRGLDFIDKIVMVDQSPLSASPRSIPATYTKAMDGIRDLFSQTREAKARGFKPGDFSFNTKGGRCEECEGAGRQVVEMQFLSDVTLVCEACKGRRFKPEILDIRYRNRSIDDVLHTTVEDALEFFSDRPDIIRRIKPLAEVGLGYLRLGQPTTTLSGGELQRIKLAFHLIHERDRRVLYLFDEPTIGLHPDDVAALLRALQKLVAEGHSLIVIEHNLDVIKTADYVIDLGPEGGERGGEIVAQGTPEEVARSKRSATAKYLKKALL, from the coding sequence ATGAGCGAAAACATCGTTCTCAGGGGAGTCCGCGTCCACAATCTCAAGAACGTCGACGTGGACGTGCCCCTGGACAAGCTGATCGTCGTCACCGGAGTCAGCGGCTCGGGCAAGTCCAGCCTGGCCTTCGATACCCTGTACGCCGAGGGCCAACGCCGCTACATCGAGTCGCTGTCCTCCTACGCCCGCCAGTTCCTGGAGCGGATGGACAAGCCCGAGGCCGACCTCATCGACGGTCTGCCGCCGGCCATCGCCATCCAACAGAAGGCCGCGACCAAGAACCCCCGCTCGACGGTGGCCACGGTCACCGAAGCCTACGATTACCTGCGGGTTCTCTACGCCCGGATCGGGACCGTCCACTGCCTGCAATGCGGCCAACCGGTCGGGCGGGACACCATCGACGCCATGGCCGATGCCCTGCTAGCCGAACCGGCCGGAACCAAAGTCACAATCAGCTTCCCCTGGCCGGCCGAAAAAGGCCTGGCGCCCCTCAAAAAGCTTGGATTCTACCGGCTGATCCGGGGCGGTCAGGTCGTGGCTTTCGAAGAAGCCTCGTTCGGCAAGGCCGAGACCCTGGACGTCTTCGTCGACCGGCCGGTCCTGGACCCTGCCGACCGCGACCGCCTGGTCGACTCGCTCGAGCTCGGCCTTAAGCACGGAGGCGGCCGGGTTCAGGCCGTGACGGACGACGGCCGGATCCTGCCGTTCTCCGACAAGCTCGAATGCAAGGCCTGCGGCATCCCCTACGAGGACCCCTTCCCCAACCTCTTCTCCTTCAACAGTCCGCAGGGCGCCTGCCCCGACTGCCACGGCTTCGGGGATCTGGCCGTGATTGACGAGGACAAGGTCATCCCGGACTCGTCCATTTCCCTGCAGGACGGGGCCATCGAGCCATGGACCAAGCCCGTGTCCAAGGGCGTCATGAAGGAGATGCTGCGGGCGGCCCGCAAGCGCAAGATCCCCATCGACGTCCCGTTCGCCCGGCTCAGCCCGGCCCAGCGGGAATTCGTCATGAACGGGGACGGCGAGTGGTACGGCGTCAAGGGCTTCTTCGACTGGCTGCAAACCCGCAAGTACAAGGTCCAGGTCCGGGTTTTCTTGAGCCGCTACCGCAAATACGTGCCCTGCCCGGCCTGCCGCCAGACCCGGCTCAATCCGCGGGCCTTAAGCGTCCGGGTCGGCGGCCTCTCGATCGGCGACGCGGTCCGAATGACGGTCCAGGAGGCGCACGCTTTCTTCTCGGAGCTGCAGCTCCGGCCGTCCGAAGCCAAGGTGGCGGAAAAACTGGTGGCCGAGATCCTGGGCCGGCTGAAGTTTCTGCTCGAGGTCGGGCTGGATTACATCTCCCTCGACCGGATGACGTTCACCCTGAGCGGCGGCGAGGCCCAGCGGATCAACCTGGCCGCCGCCTTGAGCTCCAGCCTGGTCGGGACGCTGTTCGTCCTGGACGAGCCCTCGATCGGCTTGCACCCGCGCGACAACGGCCGCCTGATCCAGATCCTGCGCTCGCTCAAGGACGTCGGCAACACCGTCCTGGTCGTGGAGCACGACCCGGAGATCGTACGGGCCGCCGAGCACATCATCGACATGGGGCCGCGGGCGGGCGAGCACGGCGGCGAGCTGCAGTTCTCCGGTTCGAGCCGGGATTTCTTCGCCCACTCCGATTCTTTGACTGCGCGCTACATGCGGGGCGAGAAGTCCGTCCCCGTGCCCAAGGTCCGGCGGACGCCGGACCGCTTCCTGCTCGTCCGGGACGCCCACAAGCACAACCTCAAGCACCTGGACGTGCGGCTGCCGCTCGAAGTGTTCGCCTGTCTCACCGGCGTCTCGGGCTCGGGCAAGAGCACCCTGCTCAACGACATTCTCTACCAAGGCTGGGCCGGAGAAGCCCATGACGGCTTCGCCGAGATCCGCGGCCTGGACTTCATCGACAAGATCGTCATGGTCGACCAATCGCCCCTGAGCGCCTCGCCCCGCTCCATCCCCGCCACCTACACCAAGGCCATGGACGGCATCCGCGACCTGTTCAGCCAGACCCGCGAGGCCAAGGCCCGCGGCTTCAAGCCGGGCGATTTTTCATTCAACACCAAAGGCGGCCGCTGCGAGGAGTGCGAAGGCGCCGGCCGCCAGGTCGTCGAGATGCAGTTCCTGAGCGACGTCACGCTCGTCTGCGAGGCCTGCAAGGGCCGCCGCTTCAAGCCCGAGATCCTGGACATCCGCTACCGGAACCGGTCCATCGACGATGTCCTGCATACGACCGTAGAAGACGCCCTGGAGTTCTTCTCCGACCGGCCGGACATCATCCGCCGGATCAAGCCCCTGGCCGAGGTCGGGCTGGGCTACCTGCGCCTGGGCCAGCCGACCACGACCCTCTCGGGCGGCGAGCTGCAGCGGATCAAGCTGGCTTTCCACCTGATCCACGAACGCGATCGCCGAGTGCTGTACCTCTTCGACGAGCCGACCATCGGCCTCCATCCGGACGACGTCGCCGCGCTTCTCAGGGCCTTGCAGAAGCTGGTGGCCGAGGGCCACTCGCTGATCGTCATCGAGCACAATCTGGACGTCATCAAGACCGCCGACTACGTCATCGACCTGGGGCCCGAGGGGGGCGAGCGGGGCGGCGAGATCGTGGCCCAAGGCACGCCGGAGGAAGTGGCCCGCTCGAAGCGCTCGGCCACGGCCAAGTACCTCAAGAAAGCCCTCCTCTAG
- a CDS encoding DUF502 domain-containing protein, translating into MFKHFKAFIFRGFLALLPLALSFFALRFLYLTVDQRVARLVEKWIGLRIPGLGLLLALVFLYLLGLAASNWLGRWLFALVEKASRHIPMIKSIYKLGMQLGRAFALPEKQGLNRVVLVEHFAPGVWSIGFVMGTVRDATAGETLLKLYIPTAPNPTAGFVTLVREAKVRDLDWTVTEAMNAVLSGGIIGPDEIR; encoded by the coding sequence GTGTTCAAGCACTTCAAGGCTTTTATATTCCGGGGCTTTCTGGCCCTGCTGCCCCTGGCCTTGTCCTTTTTCGCCCTGCGCTTCCTCTACCTGACCGTGGATCAGCGGGTCGCCCGCCTGGTCGAGAAATGGATCGGCCTGCGCATCCCCGGGCTGGGCCTTCTGCTGGCCCTCGTCTTCCTCTACCTTCTCGGGCTCGCGGCCTCGAATTGGCTGGGCCGCTGGCTATTCGCCCTGGTCGAGAAGGCCTCCCGCCACATCCCGATGATCAAATCGATCTACAAGCTGGGCATGCAGCTCGGCCGGGCCTTCGCTCTTCCGGAGAAGCAGGGGCTCAACCGGGTCGTCCTGGTCGAGCACTTCGCGCCGGGCGTTTGGTCGATCGGCTTCGTCATGGGAACGGTGCGCGACGCGACTGCCGGCGAGACCCTGCTCAAGCTCTACATCCCGACCGCGCCCAACCCGACGGCGGGTTTCGTCACCTTGGTCCGGGAGGCCAAGGTGAGGGATCTCGATTGGACGGTGACCGAAGCCATGAACGCGGTCCTCTCGGGCGGGATCATCGGCCCGGACGAAATCCGCTGA
- a CDS encoding LapA family protein, which yields MKTKTVILIVLGGLMVILFVQNTQVITYRLFFWKIAMSQVILVPVIFLAGFFAGYWLAHFGRRRGRRQTGGGEPIPPQPAQLSGRS from the coding sequence ATGAAGACGAAGACCGTGATCCTGATCGTCCTGGGGGGACTGATGGTGATCCTGTTCGTTCAGAACACCCAGGTCATCACTTATCGGCTGTTTTTCTGGAAGATCGCCATGTCCCAGGTCATCCTGGTGCCGGTCATCTTCTTAGCCGGCTTTTTCGCCGGCTATTGGCTGGCCCATTTCGGCCGCCGGCGCGGCCGCCGTCAAACGGGCGGGGGAGAACCCATCCCGCCTCAGCCGGCCCAGCTCTCCGGCCGTTCCTGA
- the corA gene encoding magnesium/cobalt transporter CorA — MPVKGILRNGARRSRKDGLAPGSLVYVGEPKTGKPRITILDYDGEKFLEKEAASCQDCFAFRDTASVTWINVDGVHDPAIIETIGGHFGLHPLILEDILTTSQRPKMEDLGDMIYLVVRMLEYDGAKGEVDTDQLSLIVGRNFLISFQEREGDMFDPIRDRIRHNKGRIRKLGPDYLAYALLDAVVDHYFVVLEKLGERIETLEEELVDNPRKETMHEIHGLKREMIYLRKSVWPLREVVAGLERVESSLIQDATNIFFRDVYDHTIQVIDNIETYRDMLSGMVETYLSSISNRMNEIMKVLTIISTIFIPLTFIVGVYGMNFENLPETKWRLGYFMIWGIMIAIALTMVGFFRRKKWL, encoded by the coding sequence ATGCCGGTCAAAGGGATTTTGAGGAATGGGGCGCGACGATCGCGCAAGGACGGACTGGCTCCGGGAAGCCTGGTCTATGTCGGCGAGCCCAAGACCGGAAAGCCCCGCATCACCATCCTCGACTACGACGGCGAGAAATTTCTGGAGAAGGAGGCCGCCTCCTGCCAGGACTGCTTCGCTTTCCGGGACACCGCCAGCGTCACCTGGATCAACGTCGACGGCGTGCACGATCCCGCGATCATCGAGACGATCGGCGGCCATTTCGGCCTCCACCCGCTGATCCTGGAGGACATCCTGACGACCTCCCAGCGGCCCAAGATGGAGGACCTGGGCGACATGATCTACCTCGTCGTCCGGATGCTGGAGTACGACGGGGCCAAGGGCGAGGTCGACACCGACCAGCTCAGTCTGATCGTGGGCCGGAATTTCCTCATCTCCTTCCAGGAGCGGGAGGGGGATATGTTCGACCCGATCCGGGACCGTATCCGGCACAACAAAGGCCGCATCCGCAAGCTGGGGCCCGACTACCTGGCCTACGCCCTGCTCGACGCGGTCGTCGACCACTATTTCGTCGTCCTGGAGAAGCTGGGCGAGCGGATCGAGACGCTGGAGGAGGAGCTGGTCGACAATCCCCGCAAGGAGACCATGCACGAGATCCACGGCCTGAAGCGGGAGATGATCTATCTACGGAAGTCGGTCTGGCCGCTGCGCGAAGTAGTGGCCGGCCTGGAGCGGGTGGAATCCAGCCTGATCCAAGATGCGACGAATATCTTCTTTCGCGACGTCTACGATCACACCATCCAAGTCATCGACAACATCGAGACCTACCGGGACATGCTCTCGGGCATGGTCGAGACCTATCTGTCGAGCATCAGCAACCGGATGAACGAGATCATGAAGGTTCTGACCATCATCTCGACCATTTTCATCCCGCTGACGTTCATCGTCGGCGTCTACGGCATGAACTTCGAGAACTTACCGGAGACCAAGTGGCGACTGGGGTATTTCATGATCTGGGGGATTATGATCGCGATCGCCCTGACGATGGTCGGGTTCTTCCGGCGCAAGAAATGGCTGTGA
- the recA gene encoding recombinase RecA produces MKDDEQEQKGVSKAKAIEAAVSQIEKQYGKGAVMKLGQRDAALKVPAIPTGSISFDLALGIGGFPRGRVMEIFGPEATGKTTLALHVIAEAQRRGGQAAFIDAEHALSPSYAAKIGVDIDNLLISQPDYGEQGLEIAEVLVRSGAVDVIVIDSVAALVPKAELEGEMGDAHMGLQARLMSQALRKLTAIVARSKTCFIFINQIREKIGFFLGNPETTTGGRALKFYASLRVDVRRMTALKEGDQVVGNRVKVKIVKNKMAPPFRDCEFDIIYGEGISREGDLVDMGVNVGLIEKSGTWYSYNGERVGQGRDNVKKLLKEKPELANDLDTAIRAKVGLEPAYAAPEKPEKPENVKPEPKPEKPEKPERRGR; encoded by the coding sequence ATGAAAGACGACGAACAAGAACAGAAAGGCGTGTCTAAAGCCAAGGCCATCGAAGCGGCCGTTTCCCAGATCGAGAAGCAGTACGGCAAGGGCGCCGTGATGAAGCTCGGCCAGCGTGACGCGGCCCTCAAGGTCCCGGCCATCCCGACCGGGTCCATCTCCTTCGACCTAGCCCTGGGCATCGGCGGGTTCCCCCGCGGGCGGGTTATGGAGATCTTCGGCCCTGAAGCCACCGGGAAAACCACCCTGGCGCTGCACGTCATCGCCGAAGCCCAGCGGCGGGGCGGCCAAGCCGCCTTCATCGACGCCGAGCACGCCCTCAGCCCCAGCTACGCGGCCAAAATCGGCGTGGATATCGACAACTTGCTGATTTCCCAGCCCGACTACGGCGAGCAGGGGCTGGAGATTGCCGAGGTCCTGGTCCGCAGCGGCGCCGTGGACGTGATCGTCATCGATTCCGTGGCCGCCCTGGTCCCGAAAGCCGAGCTGGAAGGGGAGATGGGCGACGCCCACATGGGCCTGCAGGCCCGGTTGATGAGCCAGGCCCTGCGCAAGCTGACCGCCATCGTGGCCCGGTCCAAGACCTGCTTCATCTTCATCAACCAGATTCGGGAGAAGATCGGCTTCTTCCTGGGCAACCCCGAGACGACCACGGGCGGCCGAGCGCTTAAGTTCTATGCCTCGCTGCGGGTCGACGTTCGGCGGATGACCGCCCTCAAGGAGGGCGATCAGGTCGTTGGCAACAGGGTCAAGGTCAAGATCGTCAAGAACAAGATGGCCCCGCCCTTCCGGGACTGCGAGTTCGACATCATCTACGGCGAGGGCATCTCGCGCGAAGGCGATCTGGTGGACATGGGGGTCAACGTCGGGCTGATCGAAAAGTCGGGGACGTGGTACTCCTACAACGGCGAGCGGGTCGGCCAGGGCCGGGACAACGTCAAAAAGCTGCTCAAAGAAAAGCCCGAGCTGGCCAACGATCTGGATACGGCAATCCGGGCCAAGGTCGGCCTGGAGCCGGCTTACGCGGCGCCCGAAAAGCCGGAGAAGCCCGAAAACGTCAAACCGGAGCCGAAGCCCGAGAAGCCCGAAAAGCCCGAGCGCCGTGGCCGCTGA
- a CDS encoding formate--tetrahydrofolate ligase, producing the protein MAEKTPIGVQPIQEIAAKLGLTPESLEPYGKYKAKIKTRDAEPAAKGAGRLILVTAMTPTPAGEGKTTTAVGLTDALALLGRKAMVALREPSLGPVFGMKGGATGGGKAKVYPSEDINLHFNGDIHAVTTAHNLLAAMIDNRLHFEGPAGTLDGRKVTWKRAMDMNERALRSILVGLNDPNGGLGRETGFDITAASEVMAILCLSKDLADLKARLGRIVVGYAPDGKLVTAAQIKAAGAMAALLKEALKPNLVQTLEGNPAFVHGGPFANIAHGTNTVIATGLALRLADYVVTESGFATELGAEKFMDIVVRTGHVPPPAAVVIVATLRSLKYHGGVDIKALNTENISAIEKGFENLQKHVENVRFFGLPLVVALNKFPTDTEAEVKAFDELARKESFRYALSDVFGQGGRGGLELAKQVIEAAETDPADFKFLYPLEAPLADKIETIAGKVYGAARVSIEPKARKKLQRFEADGFAAVPVCIAKTQYSLSDNAKLLNRPRDFAITVTDASLSAGAGFVVALCGEIMTMPGLPKAPAAEKIDISDDGEITGIMG; encoded by the coding sequence ATGGCAGAAAAGACCCCGATTGGCGTACAGCCGATCCAAGAGATCGCAGCCAAGCTCGGCCTTACCCCCGAATCCTTGGAACCCTACGGCAAGTATAAGGCCAAGATCAAAACTCGAGATGCCGAACCGGCCGCTAAAGGCGCCGGCCGGCTTATCCTGGTCACGGCCATGACGCCCACTCCCGCCGGCGAAGGCAAAACCACGACCGCGGTGGGCTTGACAGACGCCTTAGCCCTTCTGGGCCGGAAGGCCATGGTGGCCCTGCGCGAGCCGTCTCTCGGCCCCGTCTTCGGAATGAAGGGCGGCGCCACGGGCGGCGGCAAGGCCAAGGTCTATCCCAGCGAGGACATCAACCTGCATTTCAACGGCGATATTCACGCCGTCACCACGGCCCATAATTTGTTGGCCGCCATGATCGACAACCGGCTTCACTTCGAGGGCCCCGCCGGCACCCTGGACGGCCGGAAAGTGACTTGGAAGCGGGCCATGGATATGAACGAGCGGGCCCTGCGGAGCATCCTCGTCGGCTTGAATGATCCCAACGGAGGCCTGGGCCGGGAGACCGGGTTTGATATCACCGCCGCCTCCGAGGTCATGGCCATCTTGTGTTTATCCAAGGACCTGGCCGATCTGAAGGCGAGGCTTGGCCGGATCGTGGTTGGGTACGCTCCCGACGGCAAGCTTGTCACGGCGGCCCAAATCAAGGCGGCCGGGGCCATGGCCGCCCTGCTGAAAGAAGCTCTCAAGCCCAATCTCGTCCAAACGCTGGAAGGCAATCCCGCATTTGTCCACGGCGGGCCGTTTGCCAACATCGCCCACGGCACCAATACGGTCATCGCCACCGGTTTGGCCCTTCGCTTGGCCGATTATGTCGTCACCGAAAGCGGCTTCGCCACCGAGCTGGGAGCCGAGAAATTTATGGACATCGTCGTCCGGACCGGGCATGTCCCGCCTCCGGCTGCAGTGGTCATCGTGGCCACCCTGCGGTCGCTCAAGTACCACGGCGGCGTCGACATCAAAGCACTCAACACGGAGAACATCTCGGCGATCGAAAAAGGTTTTGAAAACCTGCAGAAACATGTCGAGAATGTGCGCTTTTTCGGGCTCCCGCTGGTGGTCGCCCTGAACAAGTTCCCGACCGATACCGAAGCCGAGGTCAAGGCTTTCGACGAGCTGGCCCGCAAGGAAAGCTTCCGCTACGCCTTGAGCGACGTCTTCGGCCAGGGCGGCCGGGGCGGCCTCGAATTGGCTAAGCAGGTGATCGAAGCGGCGGAGACGGACCCCGCCGATTTCAAGTTCCTCTACCCTCTGGAAGCCCCCCTGGCCGACAAAATTGAAACCATCGCAGGCAAGGTATACGGTGCAGCCCGGGTTTCCATCGAGCCCAAGGCCCGCAAGAAATTGCAGCGCTTCGAGGCCGACGGGTTCGCCGCCGTGCCCGTCTGCATCGCCAAGACCCAGTATTCGCTCTCGGACAACGCTAAGCTCCTCAACCGGCCGCGCGATTTCGCGATCACGGTCACCGACGCTTCGTTGAGCGCCGGGGCGGGCTTCGTCGTGGCCCTGTGCGGCGAGATCATGACCATGCCGGGCCTGCCCAAGGCCCCGGCCGCCGAGAAGATCGACATCTCGGACGACGGGGAAATCACCGGCATTATGGGCTGA